The Gracilibacillus caseinilyticus genome segment TACAAAATTACTGACCAGTATAGGAGCGGGCAAAGGCCCTGATGTTGCGATAGCACATACGCATGTGTTGCCAGAGTTAGTTAGTCAAGGCTTAGTCCAAGACTTAGATACTATTGGCGAAGATGTTGGCGTGAAATGGGATGAATTTAATCAAAATATTCTAGATGCAACGATATATGAAGATAAGCACTATGCTGTACCAATGGATACACATGCGCAAATTATGTACATCAACAATAAGCTGGTTGCTGATGCAGACCTGCTTAATGATGATGGTACGATCAAAATGGAAAAAACGCCAGAAGGATATGTTGAATTCTATCAAACATTGAAAGATATATTACCTGAGGATAAAATACCTTTCGCTTTCGCCTCTTCAGGTTCAGATCCATATTGGACTTGGTGGACTTTCTACAGTCAAATGGGTGGAAGAGGTATTCTGACGGAGGATAGCCTGGAAAATCCTAAATATGATCTAGATGTGGATAAAGCAATTAAAGCAGCTTCTTTTGTGAATAGCTTATATCACGAAAATGAAATCATTCCATTAAATATCAGTGATTTCTATTCAGAATTCCAATCTGAGAATGCTGCTACGATGAATACTGGTGTTTGGGCAACCGGAACGTGGGAGTCTACGGAAGGACTTGAATTCACACCAATGCCAATTCCAACTATTTTTGGAGAAAATGCAGCCTGGGGAAGTTCCCATACCTTTGTTCTCCCTTACTCTCAGAAAGCAGATGAAGTGGCTCAAAAAGGTGCTGTGGAATTTATGAATTTTGCCGCTGATCATGGAGCGATGTGGGCAGAAGCAGGACATATCCCTGCAAAAACTACGGTTGTGGAATCAGAAGAATATCAAGAACTTCCGTATCGTAGCGAATATGCCGAGGTTGCTAACTATGTGAACTTTGTCGACCGAAACATTTATGCGCGTGGATTAGAAGAGATTGTGGTTCGGCATTTAGACACAATCTGGGCTGGAGAAGCTACTCCAGAAGAAGCCTTTGCAGCGATGGAGACAGAAGTAAAGGATTTAATCGGGGAATAGTTTCGTTCACTAACACGGTGTTCCAGAGCAGTGAGTGGCGGGTTTCTCCTCTCTGGAATATCTGATTATCATTTGTTGCACGTGAGAAAAGTATAAAATTTTAACGAATCAGAAACTTAGACATAGTGAATAGTTTGAGTGTACTAAGTATAAGAAAAACTACTGCACTCGCTAAAAGTCGAAGCGAATGCCGAGTTTTTCCAAGAAAGGAGCTGTTGAAATGAATAAAAAGTTATGGGCGCATGATTTTAAAGCGATTCCCTTTCTTTTGCCATTCTTTGTTGCGTATGTCATTTTCACGATTTTACCAATCTTTAAAGGCTTGGAAATGAGCCTGTATGATTGGACGTTAGTGCGAAAATTAGATTTTGTCGGATTAGCTAACTATAAGGAAATGTTCATCGATCCACATTTTTGGCGGACACTTTGGAATACGACGTTATTCGTTATTCTAACAACACCAACTATGGTATTACTCGCTTTAGGTCTAGCTTTATTAGCTAATATGAACACAAAATTGCAAACATTCTTTCGAGGCTCATTCTTTTTACCAAGCATCCTGTCTGTAGCAGTTATCTCTTTTTTGGCTATATTTATGCTTCAGCCATACAGTGGTTTGATAAATACGGTTCTTCACACGATAGGGATAGAAGCGGAGCCTTTTTGGATGGCGGATAAGACGCTTGCATGGGTAAGTATTGTCGTGGTTACGCTTTGGTGGACAGTCGGTTTTAATATGGTGTTATTTCTTGCTGGTTTGCAAGACATACCTGAATCATTATATGAGGCTAGTGAAATTGATGGAGCAACTCGGTGGAAGCAATTTCGGCATATTACGTTACCTCAGCTTATGCCAATCGGAAGAGTTGTATTATTACTGCAAATACTAGGCTCTTACAAGGTGTTCGCACAAATTTTATTAATTACCGGTGGGGGACCAGGTGGTGCTACAAGGCCGCTTATACAGTATATTTACGAAGTCGGTTTTACCCAGAATAATTTAGGCTATGCGGCAACGATGTCGTATGCGTTATTCTTCATTTTACTAATACTTTCTATCATTCAGCTTCGGAATCAAAGAATGGGGGAGAGCTAAATGAGCGATTCAAATTTACAAGGCGCGGATGTTTTGAAAGAGGTATCTTCGCAAAAAAGAAAATCGAAACTTTTAGAACGGAATCGTGACCCTTGGAGAAGGGTAAAGGTATCGATTGGTGTGATCGTCGCAATCCTTTTTATTTTCCCGATTATTTGGATGCTGTTTGTTTCGATTAAACCAAATGGCTTTTCGACAACAAATCCAATTGAATGGTTCACACCACCATTTACACTAGCGAATTATATCGACATTTTTATGAATAGTCTGATCTTACGCTGGTTGTTTAATAGTTTAATAGTAGCTTTGATTACAACTGTTCTAACACTAATTATCACATCATTAGCTGCTTTTGCTATTTCACAGATGAAGTTTCGCTATAAAAACTTTATATTTGTGTTCTTTTTATTAGGATTAATGATTCCCGGTGAAGCAACCATTATTCCTCTATATGAAATTGTCAAAAGTTTTAATATGATCGACAGCTATGCTGGATTAATTCTGCCGATGATTGCTTCTCCGCTGGGGGTTATTATTCTGAAAAGCTTCTTTGATGGGGTGCCAAAAGAAGTGATCGAGAGCGCGATTATGGATGGGTGTTCCTACTTTAAGCTTTTTTATAAGATTGTATTACCATTGGCGAAGCCTGCCATGGCAGCAATTGCGATATTTACGTTTATTGGTTCGTGGAATAACTTCTTGTGGCCATACTTATCCATTTTGTCAGAAAATTTATATACGTTACCAGTAGGATTGCCAGTATTTAATTCAACTTATTCGCAAGCATATGTACAACCGATGACAGCGAATGCAATTGCTTCGATACCGGTTATTATTGCCTTTTTTATGTTTGAAAAACAAATTGTCAAAGGCATTAGTTTCACCGGGATAAAAGGATAAAAAGGAGAGAGAAAAACATGGTGACAAAGACAAACGATAAAACAACAACCACAACAACAAATACTTACAAGCGTACGGAATACCCGCGTCCACAATTTAAAAGAGATGCCTGGATGAATTTAAATGGAACATGGAAATTCGCTTTCGATGATGACAACAAGGGTGAAAGAAATGGGTGGGCGAAGCACCCTAGCTTTGCCACTGACATTAATGTTCCTTTTACTTATGAAACAAAAGCGAGTGGTATAGGAGATGAAACCTTCCATCCGAATGTCTGGTATAACCGTACCTTTACGATTCCAGAAGAGGAAGTGGGCAAACGAATCATCTTAAGATTCCAGGCTTCCGATTATATGACGAAAGTTTGGGTGAATGGGACTTATATGGGGGATCATGTCGGTGGTAATGCAGCTTTTTCATTTGATATTACGAATGCAGTCGACTTAACCGGTAAAAATCAATTAGTGGTAAAGGCAGAAGATAGCCAAAGCTGTTACCAGCCGCGAGGCAAACAGCGCTGGAAAGAGGAGAATTTCGGCTGCTGGTATGTACAGAATACGGGGATTTGGCAAACGGTCTGGTTAGAATTCCTTCATCCAGAGCGGATAGAAAACGTTAAAATCACCCCGAATATCGATACAAACAGTGTGGCATTTGATTATAAATTGCATTCTTTTTCTGGTTGTAAGCTGGAGACGATTGTTAGCTTCGAAGGAAAACAGGTCAAGCAATTTTCCATTACACCGGATCGTGCCAATATGTCATTCGAAGTCGATTTGCTTTCGGACATAATGGAGTGGCGAGTGGCACACTGGTCACCTGAACATCCTCATTTGTATGATGTCACGTTCCGGCTAATTGCTAATGACGAGGTTGTCGATGAAGTTCACTCCTATTTTGGTATGCGCAAAGTATCGATTAAAGATGGTCAGGTGTTACTTAATAACAGACCGATTTACCAGAAGCTTTTACTCGATCAAGGTTATTGGGAAGAGACGATGCTGACACCACCTTCTGATGAAGCAATGCTGGAGGATATCGAGAAGACGTTAGCAATGGGTTTTAACGGCGTTCGAAAACACCAGAAATTAGAAGACGAACGATTCCTTTATTTGTGTGATAAAAAAGGTTTACTCGTTTGGTCTGAAATGGCAGCAACCTATGAATTCTCGGATGAGGCGATCGAGAATTTTACCAAAGAGTGGCTGGAGATTATGCAGCAGCATTATAATCACCCTTCTATTATCACGTGGGTACCTTTTAATGAATCTTGGGGAGTGCCGAATATTTTCAAAGATAAAAAACAACAAACATTTACCGAATCGATCTATTATTTATCCAA includes the following:
- a CDS encoding carbohydrate ABC transporter permease; this translates as MSDSNLQGADVLKEVSSQKRKSKLLERNRDPWRRVKVSIGVIVAILFIFPIIWMLFVSIKPNGFSTTNPIEWFTPPFTLANYIDIFMNSLILRWLFNSLIVALITTVLTLIITSLAAFAISQMKFRYKNFIFVFFLLGLMIPGEATIIPLYEIVKSFNMIDSYAGLILPMIASPLGVIILKSFFDGVPKEVIESAIMDGCSYFKLFYKIVLPLAKPAMAAIAIFTFIGSWNNFLWPYLSILSENLYTLPVGLPVFNSTYSQAYVQPMTANAIASIPVIIAFFMFEKQIVKGISFTGIKG
- a CDS encoding extracellular solute-binding protein; this encodes MVKKWFSGFIGLVLLSLVLTACSGGSERSGGESDVEIPEGATEVVMWNLFAGGDAEYMQNIVDAFNESQSEYFVNNIMQENAEYYTKLLTSIGAGKGPDVAIAHTHVLPELVSQGLVQDLDTIGEDVGVKWDEFNQNILDATIYEDKHYAVPMDTHAQIMYINNKLVADADLLNDDGTIKMEKTPEGYVEFYQTLKDILPEDKIPFAFASSGSDPYWTWWTFYSQMGGRGILTEDSLENPKYDLDVDKAIKAASFVNSLYHENEIIPLNISDFYSEFQSENAATMNTGVWATGTWESTEGLEFTPMPIPTIFGENAAWGSSHTFVLPYSQKADEVAQKGAVEFMNFAADHGAMWAEAGHIPAKTTVVESEEYQELPYRSEYAEVANYVNFVDRNIYARGLEEIVVRHLDTIWAGEATPEEAFAAMETEVKDLIGE
- a CDS encoding glycoside hydrolase family 2 protein, giving the protein MVTKTNDKTTTTTTNTYKRTEYPRPQFKRDAWMNLNGTWKFAFDDDNKGERNGWAKHPSFATDINVPFTYETKASGIGDETFHPNVWYNRTFTIPEEEVGKRIILRFQASDYMTKVWVNGTYMGDHVGGNAAFSFDITNAVDLTGKNQLVVKAEDSQSCYQPRGKQRWKEENFGCWYVQNTGIWQTVWLEFLHPERIENVKITPNIDTNSVAFDYKLHSFSGCKLETIVSFEGKQVKQFSITPDRANMSFEVDLLSDIMEWRVAHWSPEHPHLYDVTFRLIANDEVVDEVHSYFGMRKVSIKDGQVLLNNRPIYQKLLLDQGYWEETMLTPPSDEAMLEDIEKTLAMGFNGVRKHQKLEDERFLYLCDKKGLLVWSEMAATYEFSDEAIENFTKEWLEIMQQHYNHPSIITWVPFNESWGVPNIFKDKKQQTFTESIYYLSKSIDAERPVIVNDGWEHTISDIIALHDYEELGNVLYERYKDKDPILNNEIPHNNHKYAFADGYSYKGQPVMITEYGGIAFDHESGWGYGNQVNTEEEFLERYRNITDAIKALPYVTGYVYTQITDVQQEVNGLLTEDRTPKIALDKIKEVNDA
- a CDS encoding carbohydrate ABC transporter permease: MNKKLWAHDFKAIPFLLPFFVAYVIFTILPIFKGLEMSLYDWTLVRKLDFVGLANYKEMFIDPHFWRTLWNTTLFVILTTPTMVLLALGLALLANMNTKLQTFFRGSFFLPSILSVAVISFLAIFMLQPYSGLINTVLHTIGIEAEPFWMADKTLAWVSIVVVTLWWTVGFNMVLFLAGLQDIPESLYEASEIDGATRWKQFRHITLPQLMPIGRVVLLLQILGSYKVFAQILLITGGGPGGATRPLIQYIYEVGFTQNNLGYAATMSYALFFILLILSIIQLRNQRMGES